In Anaerolineales bacterium, the following proteins share a genomic window:
- a CDS encoding MoaD/ThiS family protein — MAVKLLLREKEFEVKPGMMLLDALRKCDIVPESVIATREGEMILDDEILKDGDEVKLVAVISGG, encoded by the coding sequence ATGGCTGTTAAATTGTTGTTACGCGAGAAAGAATTCGAAGTGAAACCCGGGATGATGCTGTTGGACGCGTTGAGGAAGTGCGACATCGTGCCGGAGTCGGTGATCGCGACGCGCGAGGGCGAGATGATCCTCGACGATGAGATTCTCAAAGACGGCGACGAGGTCAAGTTGGTCGCGGTGATTTCGGGAGGATGA
- a CDS encoding ATP-binding protein, giving the protein MDSRTDRALHQKIRDVQRRDEKILVAVSGGKDSLGLWDILTRLGYQADGLYLGLGIDGGINYSRESQRLTEKFANENNLKLHIVDIEKEYGQPIPILSEISHRGHGKPCAVCGLAKRHEMNRIARDLGYDVLATGHNLDDEAAVLFGNTLSWSAEFLLRQGPVLAATGGLARKVKPLCRFYEREMTAYCLACGIEYIYEECPFADGSQSIYYKELLNKLETDRPGAKLTFYLRFLEARKSGELFVEKDFKQAHLHPCARCGQPTSAPELCSFCRTIEKLNAVAPT; this is encoded by the coding sequence ATGGATTCCCGAACAGACCGAGCGCTTCATCAAAAAATACGCGATGTTCAGAGGCGCGACGAAAAAATTCTCGTCGCGGTTTCAGGCGGCAAGGATTCGCTTGGGTTGTGGGACATCCTCACGCGCCTGGGCTATCAAGCCGACGGGTTGTACCTCGGTCTGGGAATTGACGGCGGTATAAATTATTCGCGCGAGTCGCAGCGCCTCACCGAAAAATTCGCAAACGAAAATAATCTCAAACTGCACATCGTGGACATCGAAAAAGAATACGGTCAGCCCATTCCCATCTTGTCGGAAATTTCGCATCGCGGACATGGCAAACCCTGCGCGGTGTGCGGGCTGGCGAAACGTCACGAGATGAATCGCATCGCGCGTGACCTCGGCTACGATGTGTTGGCGACCGGTCACAATTTGGATGACGAGGCGGCGGTGTTGTTCGGCAACACGCTTTCATGGTCGGCGGAATTTCTCCTGCGACAGGGACCGGTTCTTGCCGCGACGGGTGGACTGGCGCGCAAGGTGAAGCCGCTCTGCCGCTTCTACGAACGCGAGATGACGGCGTATTGCCTGGCGTGCGGCATCGAGTACATTTACGAGGAATGTCCGTTCGCCGATGGATCGCAGTCCATTTATTACAAGGAACTGCTGAACAAACTCGAAACCGACCGCCCCGGCGCCAAGTTGACGTTCTATCTTCGTTTCCTCGAAGCGCGCAAAAGCGGAGAGTTGTTCGTGGAAAAAGATTTCAAGCAAGCGCATTTGCACCCTTGTGCGAGGTGCGGACAACCCACGTCGGCGCCGGAGTTGTGTTCATTTTGCAGAACGATAGAAAAGCTAAATGCCGTTGCGCCGACATAA